From Salvia splendens isolate huo1 chromosome 3, SspV2, whole genome shotgun sequence, a single genomic window includes:
- the LOC121796009 gene encoding chalcone synthase-like — MVNVEENRRAQRANGPAMVLAIGTAMPLNCVEQSTFPDYFFRVTNSEHKAHLKQKFKSICENSKIKKRYMHLTEDLLNRNPNIAAYAAPSLDARQDMVVAEVPRLGKEAAEKAIKEWGQPKSSITHLIFCTTSGVHMPGADYHLTTLLGLRPSVNRLMLYQQGCHGGGTALRIAKDLAENNAGARVLAVCSEITAISFRGPTDAHLDNLIGQALFGDAAAAVIVGSDPVSGAEQPLFEIFSAAQAIVPGSEGGIEGRLRESGLMIHLLRDVPGLISAHMEESLKRAFGPLGISDWNSLFWIAHPGGPAIVDQIEAEMGLKPEKLRLSRHVLSEYGNVFSTTVLIILDEMRKSSAEDGQTTTGEGHDWGVLFGFGPGLTVETVVLRSMPIHSL, encoded by the exons ATGGTGAACGTGGAGGAGAACCGTCGTGCTCAACGAGCCAATGGTCCGGCCATGGTGTTGGCTATCGGCACCGCCATGCCGTTGAACTGCGTCGAACAGAGCACGTTTCCTGACTACTTCTTCCGTGTCACAAACAGCGAACATAAGGCCCATCTCAAGCAAAAGTTTAAGAGCATTT GCGAGAATTCGAAGATCAAGAAACGGTACATGCACTTGACGGAAGATCTCCTGAACCGAAACCCGAACATCGCCGCCTACGCCGCGCCGTCTCTTGACGCGCGGCAGGACATGGTGGTGGCAGAGGTCCCAAGGCTGGGCAAAGAGGCGGCCGAGAAGGCCATCAAGGAATGGGGGCAGCCGAAATCCAGCATCACCCACCTCATCTTCTGCACCACCAGCGGGGTCCACATGCCCGGCGCCGACTACCACCTCACCACGCTCCTCGGCCTCCGCCCCTCCGTCAACCGCCTCATGCTCTACCAGCAGGGCTGCCACGGCGGCGGCACCGCCCTCCGCATTGCCAAGGACCTCGCCGAGAACAACGCCGGCGCCAGGGTCCTTGCCGTCTGCTCCGAGATCACCGCCATCTCCTTCCGCGGGCCCACCGACGCCCACTTAGACAACCTCATCGGCCAGGCTCTGTTCGGggacgccgccgccgccgtcatCGTGGGCTCCGACCCGGTGTCCGGGGCGGAGCAGCCGCTCTTCGAGATCTTCTCAGCGGCGCAGGCAATCGTCCCCGGCAGCGAAGGCGGGATCGAGGGGCGCCTGCGTGAATCTGGGCTGATGATCCATCTCCTGAGAGATGTACCGGGCCTTATCTCGGCCCATATGGAGGAGAGCCTGAAGAGGGCGTTTGGGCCGCTGGGGATTTCGGATTGGAACTCATTGTTCTGGATTGCGCATCCAGGTGGGCCTGCGATAGTGGATCAGATCGAGGCGGAGATGGGCCTGAAGCCCGAGAAGCTGCGGCTGTCACGGCACGTGCTGAGCGAGTATGGGAATGTGTTTAGCACGACTGTGCTGATTATTTTGGATGAGATGAGGAAGTCCTCCGCTGAGGACGGGCAGACCACCACCGGCGAGGGGCACGATTGGGGTGTGCTTTTCGGGTTTGGCCCAGGCCTCACGGTGGAGACGGTTGTGCTGCGAAGCATGCCGATTCATTCACTCTGA
- the LOC121796015 gene encoding probable voltage-gated potassium channel subunit beta: MKIPDQTMQYKNLGRSGLKVSQLSYGAWVTFGNQLDVKEAKSILQCCRDHGVNFFDNAEVYANGRAEEIMGQAIKELGWKRSDIVISTKIFWGGPGPNDKGLSRKHIIEGTKACLKRLDMDYVDLIYCHRPDISTPIEETVRAMNHVIDKGWAYYWGTSEWSAQQITEAWGVAQRLDLVGPIVEQPEYNLFSRHKVETEFLPLYTNYGIGLTTWSPLASGVLTGKYKSGNIPADSRFALENYKNLASRSLVDDVLKKVDGLRPIADELGVPLSQLAIAWCASNPNVSSVITGATKESQIQENMKAINVIPLLTPAIMEKIEAVVQSKPKRPDSYR, from the exons ATGAAAATCCCAGACCAAACCATGCAGTACAAGAACTTGGGGCGATCGGGGCTGAAGGTGTCCCAGCTCTCGTACGGAGCGTGGGTGACCTTCGGCAACCAGCTTGACGTCAAGGAGGCTAAATCCATCCTCCAGTGCTGCCGCGACCACGGCGTCAACTTCTTCGACAACGCCGAGGTCTACGCCAATGGCCGCGCCGAGGAGATCATGGGCCAGGCCATCAAGGAGCTCGGCTGGAAGCGCTCCGACATCGTCATCTCCACCAAGATCTTCTGGGGCGGCCCCGGCCCCAACGACAAGGGCCTCTCCCGCAAGCACATCATCGAAGGCACCAAGGCTTGTTTGAAGCGATTGGACATGGATTACGTCGATCTCATCTACTGCCACCGCCCCGACATCTCCACCCCCATCGAGGAGACCGTCAGGGCTATGAATCACGTCATTGATAAGGGCTGGGCGTATTATTGGGGGACGAGTGAGTGGTCGGCGCAGCAGATCACGGAGGCCTGGGGCGTTGCTCAGAGGCTCGATCTCGTTGGCCCCATTGTCGAGCAGCCCGAGTATAATCTCTTCTCCAGGCATAAG GTTGAGACCGAGTTTCTTCCGCTGTATACTAACTATGGTATTGGCCTCACAACATGGAGTCCACTCGCATCTGGAGTTTTGACGGGCAAGTATAAATCGGGAAATATCCCTGCAGACAGTAGGTTTGCCTTGGAAAACTATAAG AATCTTGCTAGCAGATCCTTGGTAGATGATGTGCTGAAGAAAGTAGATGGCTTAAGACCAATTGCAGATGAGCTCGGTGTGCCATTATCACAGCTTGCAATTGCTTGGTGTGCTTCGAATCCCAATGTTTCTTCGGTTATCACAGGTGCCACCAAGGAGTCCCAG ATTCAAGAGAACATGAAGGCTATCAATGTCATTCCTTTGCTTACGCCTGCAATAATGGAGAAGATCGAGGCTGTCGTTCAAAGCAAACCTAAGCGCCCCGACTCATACAGATAG
- the LOC121797446 gene encoding 3-ketoacyl-CoA thiolase 2, peroxisomal: MEKATERQRILLQHLRPSFTNSSLEDVDSISASICSAGDSAAYQRSSIFGDDVVIVAAHRTALCKSKRGDFKDTFADDLLAPVLRAVIEKTNVNPSEVGDIVVGSVLAPGSQRASECRMAAFYAGFPETVPVRTVNRQCSSGLQAVADVAAAIRAGFYDIGIGAGIESMTANPMAWEGSVNPRVKTMVQAQDCLLPMGITSENVAHRFGVTRKEQDQAAVDSHRKAAAATASGKFKDEIIPVKTKIVDPKSGDEKEVTISVDDGIRPNSSVADLGKLKPVFKKDGTTTAGNSSQVSDGAGAVLLMKRSVAMQKGLPILGVFRTFVAVGVDPAIMGVGPAVAIPAAVKSAGLELEDIDLFEINEAFASQFLYCRNKLGLDPEKINVNGGAMAIGHPLGATGARCVATLLHEMKRRGKDCRYGVVSMCIGTGMGAAAVFERGDSCDELCNTRKVESQNFLSKDAK, encoded by the exons ATGGAGAAAGCAACTGAGAGGCAGAGGATTTTGCTTCAGCATCTACGACCCTCATTCACTAATTCCTCTCTCGAAGATGTCGATTCTATTTCC GCATCTATATGTTCGGCTGGGGACAGTGCAGCTTATCAGAGGTCTTCTATCTTTGGTGATGATGTGGTTATAGTGGC TGCCCACCGGACTGCTCTATGCAAGTCGAAGAGGGGTGACTTTAAAGATACGTTTGCTGATGATTTACTTGCTCCTGTTCTGAGG GCAGTGATAGAAAAAACTAATGTAAATCCAAGTGAAGTCGGGGATATTGTTGTAGGCTCAGTACTGGCACCGGGCTCCCAAAGAGCCAGTGAATGTAGGATGGCAGCTTTTTATGCCGGTTTCCCTG AAACTGTTCCGGTTAGAACTGTGAATAGGCAGTGTTCTTCTGGCCTTCAAGCTGTTGCTGATGTTGCTGCAGCTATCAGAGCTGGGTTTTACGATATAG GGATTGGTGCTGGAATAGAATCAATGACTGCTAATCCTATGGCTTGGGAAGGATCGGTTAATCCACGG GTGAAAACAATGGTGCAAGCGCAGGATTGTCTTCTTCCAATGGGTATTACTTCAGAAAATGTTGCACACCGTTTTGGCGTGACAAGGAAGGAGCAAGATCAGGCTGCA GTTGACTCGCATAGAAAAGCAGCTGCTGCCACCGCCTCAGGAAAGTTCAAAGATGAGATCATTCCTGTAAAAACTAAG attGTGGACCCAAAATCTGGAGATGAGAAAGAAGTCACAATATCTGTTGATGATGGTATACGACCAAACTCCTCTGTGGCAGACTTGGGCAAGCTGAAGCCTGTTTTCAAGAAAGATGGCACAACAACAGCCG GGAACTCGAGCCAAGTGAGTGATGGTGCTGGAGCCGTACTTCTCATGAAGAGAAGTGTTGCCATGCAGAAGGGGCTTCCCATCCTTGGAGTATTTAG GACCTTTGTTGCTGTTGGTGTAGACCCTGCTATCATGGGTGTTGGCCCTGCAGTCGCAATTCCTGCTGCTGTCAAATCTGCTGGTCTTGAACTTGAGGACATAGACCTTTTCGAGATAAATGAG GCGTTTGCTTCCCAATTTTTGTACTGCCGCAATAAGCTCGGACTTGACCCTGAGAAGATTAATGTGAACGGAGGTGCGATGGCTATTGGACATCCCCTGGGCGCAACAG GAGCTCGATGTGTAGCTACCTTGTTGCATGAGATGAAGCGCCGAGGCAAAGATTGCCGCTATGGTGTGGTGTCGATGTGCATAG GCACAGGGATGGGAGCTGCTGCTGTTTTCGAACGAGGGGACTCATGTGACGAGCTTTGCAATACTCGAAAAGTCGAATCTCAGAATTTTCTGTCCAAGGATGCTAAATGA